From the genome of Leptolyngbya iicbica LK, one region includes:
- a CDS encoding DNA methyltransferase, whose product MTASPISTNPEDLSNNKLQASDRAFHDWYRFVLSYPPHLVRHYIDRFGLGTDATVLDPFCGTGTTIVEAKKLGLASVGVEAVPMSQFACRTKVQWQVDLATVELARQQVTQAAVSRLDEMPLLGFTPEQQAIVVKNSICDRPLHQCLVLKQAIATVPDPTIKNLFNLALAYVTVHEASNLKFGPEVGIRRRKREEVPVLDCWQEKVNQMVQDLADYRHLATVSAQCHRGDARSLRSLLEPQSIDAIITSPPYPNEKDYTRTTRLESVLLGFLHNKQDLRDFKQSLIRSNTRNVYKVDDDDRVLTAESPVTYLADAIEARRLELQKTSGFERLYHRVTSLYFGGMKRHFQALQPALKPGAQLAYVVGDQASFFQIMIRTGELLEEIAAEVGYQVQGRDLFRTRVATATGAQLREEVVLLTWPGHPQQRQYFT is encoded by the coding sequence ATGACTGCCTCTCCCATCAGCACCAACCCCGAAGACCTGAGCAATAACAAATTGCAGGCGAGCGATCGCGCCTTTCATGACTGGTATCGGTTTGTGTTGTCGTATCCGCCGCATTTGGTGCGCCACTATATCGATCGGTTCGGGCTGGGAACTGATGCAACCGTCTTAGACCCGTTTTGTGGCACGGGGACGACCATTGTGGAGGCCAAGAAGCTGGGACTGGCATCGGTGGGGGTGGAAGCGGTGCCGATGTCGCAGTTTGCCTGTCGCACTAAGGTGCAGTGGCAAGTGGATTTAGCTACCGTCGAGTTGGCACGGCAACAGGTCACTCAGGCAGCGGTCTCACGGTTGGACGAGATGCCGTTACTCGGATTTACGCCGGAGCAGCAAGCCATTGTGGTGAAAAATTCCATTTGCGATCGCCCGCTCCATCAATGCCTGGTACTCAAGCAGGCGATCGCCACTGTCCCCGATCCCACCATCAAAAATCTCTTCAATCTGGCGCTGGCATATGTCACCGTTCACGAAGCGAGTAATTTGAAATTTGGGCCAGAAGTCGGTATCCGGCGGCGCAAGCGGGAAGAGGTGCCCGTGCTGGACTGCTGGCAGGAAAAGGTCAACCAGATGGTGCAGGATTTGGCTGATTATCGGCATCTAGCAACCGTGTCTGCTCAGTGTCATCGGGGGGATGCGCGATCGCTGCGATCGCTCCTCGAACCGCAATCCATCGACGCCATCATCACGTCGCCGCCTTATCCCAACGAAAAGGACTACACCCGCACGACCCGCTTGGAGTCCGTCCTGCTGGGCTTTTTGCACAACAAGCAAGACTTACGAGATTTCAAACAGTCGCTGATTCGGTCGAACACGCGCAACGTCTACAAAGTTGACGACGACGATCGGGTGTTGACAGCAGAAAGTCCGGTCACGTATCTGGCGGATGCGATCGAAGCCCGTCGCCTGGAGCTGCAAAAGACTTCGGGCTTTGAGCGGCTATATCACCGCGTCACCAGTCTGTACTTTGGCGGCATGAAGCGGCACTTTCAAGCGTTGCAGCCTGCGTTAAAACCAGGGGCGCAACTGGCCTACGTCGTGGGGGATCAGGCGTCCTTTTTTCAAATCATGATTCGGACGGGGGAACTGTTGGAAGAAATTGCCGCTGAGGTGGGCTATCAAGTACAAGGCCGCGACTTATTTCGGACGCGCGTCGCCACCGCCACGGGAGCACAACTGCGCGAAGAAGTGGTGCTGCTGACCTGGCCAGGTCATCCACAACAGCGGCAGTATTTTACGTGA
- the purD gene encoding phosphoribosylamine--glycine ligase, producing MKALVLGSGGREHALAWKLLASPQIQEVMCVPGNGGTATLPGCRNLGLSLNDFEGIARVALVNNLSLVVVGPEQPLADGITDYLQQQGLKVFGPSQAGAQIEASKAWAKELMMEAGIPTATSEVFTELAPAIAYLEQQPLPIVIKADGLAAGKGVTVAQTREEAIAAVQEAFQGKFGTAGDRVVIEAYLTGQEASVLAVTDGETIIPLMPAQDHKQIGEGDTGPNTGGMGAYAPTPVVTPEILDTIQTQILEPAIAVLKQRGIDYRGVLYAGLMISPNGDPLVIEFNCRFGDPETQVVLPLLETPLDEILLACAEKRLADLPPLRWKPASAACVVAAAEGYPDQYLKGMVIEGLEAAAEQGAVVFHAGTQLHQGQVKASGGRVLTVTALGETFDQALETAYAAIAKIQFESMYYRRDIGFRIR from the coding sequence GTGAAAGCGCTTGTACTTGGTAGTGGTGGCAGAGAACACGCTCTCGCCTGGAAATTATTAGCGTCACCGCAGATTCAAGAGGTGATGTGTGTTCCTGGAAATGGCGGCACGGCAACGTTGCCGGGGTGCCGTAACTTGGGGCTGTCGCTTAATGATTTTGAAGGCATTGCCCGAGTGGCGCTGGTGAATAACCTGAGCCTGGTAGTCGTGGGTCCAGAGCAACCTCTAGCCGACGGCATCACGGATTATTTACAGCAGCAAGGATTAAAGGTCTTTGGTCCCTCACAAGCTGGGGCACAGATTGAGGCCAGCAAAGCGTGGGCCAAAGAGCTCATGATGGAGGCAGGAATTCCCACCGCGACATCTGAGGTGTTTACTGAGTTAGCACCAGCGATCGCCTATCTTGAGCAGCAACCCTTACCCATCGTCATCAAAGCTGACGGGCTGGCTGCAGGCAAAGGCGTCACCGTCGCGCAGACCCGCGAGGAGGCGATCGCAGCAGTCCAAGAAGCGTTTCAAGGCAAATTTGGCACCGCTGGCGATCGTGTTGTCATCGAGGCTTACCTGACTGGACAAGAAGCCTCCGTGCTGGCCGTGACCGATGGCGAAACCATCATCCCCCTCATGCCCGCGCAGGATCATAAGCAAATCGGCGAAGGCGATACCGGCCCCAACACTGGCGGCATGGGAGCCTATGCCCCGACCCCAGTCGTAACGCCAGAAATTTTAGACACGATTCAAACCCAAATTTTAGAGCCGGCGATCGCGGTACTCAAACAGCGAGGCATCGACTATCGAGGCGTGCTCTATGCGGGCTTAATGATTTCACCCAACGGCGATCCCCTCGTTATTGAATTCAACTGTCGATTTGGCGACCCTGAAACGCAGGTTGTGCTGCCCCTACTAGAAACCCCTTTGGATGAGATCTTGCTCGCCTGCGCCGAAAAACGGCTGGCTGATTTACCCCCGCTACGATGGAAACCGGCATCTGCAGCTTGTGTTGTCGCCGCTGCTGAGGGCTACCCTGATCAGTATCTCAAAGGCATGGTGATTGAAGGTCTCGAAGCCGCTGCCGAACAAGGCGCAGTCGTCTTCCACGCTGGGACTCAGCTGCATCAAGGTCAGGTCAAAGCCAGCGGTGGACGCGTGCTAACTGTGACCGCTCTTGGCGAAACCTTTGACCAGGCTCTAGAAACAGCCTATGCCGCGATCGCTAAAATCCAATTTGAATCGATGTACTATCGCCGCGACATCGGCTTTCGTATCCGTTAA
- a CDS encoding adenylate/guanylate cyclase domain-containing protein, with product MTERSPLSQSNKVAISQAQSAEPSGEEALRQEILKLKREVTDLKTELRDRSQELGVAQAEIADLNQRFADQTAALRESNDTLVAEVVERSQAENSLRTARDQLQAILDAVPGIVSWISDDLRYLGVNNHLAQTFNMPVDAFTGQDIGFLHTSNEFNLFVQDFFQSHQLDAYREVSAQVAGEQRRFLIVAQKYNQGKAAFTVGIDITERDRAETALREAEAKYRNIFEHAVEGIFQTTPDGHYLSANPALANIYGYDSADTMMAELTNIQQQLYVEPERRQEFVQTLQRDGAVTGFESQIYQRNGNIIWISENARAVHDPQGNLLYYEGTVEDITQRKEVEAALQRANEELELRVERRTAALTESNQRLLSEIRERHRVEEALRASEAELRALFAAMTDVITVFNNDGRYLSMVATNSQLLYNPGKERIGQTVYDVLPPYQASLFMRHIQQALNTRKPVRLEYSLPVGDWQHRDDVSGQAAPDDFDNTAWYSAIISPMPDNRVIWVARDITEKRRSDVALQKAEEKYRSIFENSAEGIFQASPDACYLSVNPALARMYGYHSPFEMMGQVTNIDRLYVSEERRRIMLQRLHQQGAVFAFESQVYRADGQIIWVSENVRAVRDDHGSIRYYEGTIADITQRRQAQEDLRESQRTLATLLGNLAGMAYRRHCDATWSLAFVSDGCYDLTGYAPSDLLGSEALPFEQLIHPDDRSYVKGEVERALPEGTPFQMTYRILTAGGQEKWVLEKGIPVSGPNTTPAVVEGFLTDITNRKEIEEALRVEQERSERLLLNILPASIADQLKRSSRSIAYRFDEVTILFADIVNFTELSGALPPTDLVDLLNEIFSAFDHLAERHRLEKIKTIGDAYMVVGGVPSALPNHTQAIAEMALDMQAAIAQFRRQDHSSFSLRIGIDTGPVVAGVIGLKKFSYDLWGDAVNVASRMESQGQADCVQVTATVYEQLKDQYVFDKRGAIEVKGKGEMETYWLRGRRA from the coding sequence ATGACGGAGCGATCGCCGTTGTCTCAATCAAATAAAGTCGCTATCTCTCAAGCGCAGTCGGCTGAACCCTCGGGCGAAGAAGCGCTACGACAAGAAATTTTAAAGTTGAAACGCGAAGTCACCGATCTGAAGACGGAACTCCGCGATCGCTCACAGGAATTGGGGGTAGCTCAAGCTGAGATTGCCGATCTCAATCAACGCTTTGCCGACCAGACAGCCGCGCTGAGGGAATCCAATGACACCTTGGTCGCTGAAGTGGTGGAACGGAGCCAGGCGGAAAATAGCTTGCGCACTGCCCGTGACCAACTACAGGCCATTTTGGACGCTGTACCCGGCATTGTTTCGTGGATTAGTGACGACCTGCGGTATTTGGGCGTCAACAATCATTTAGCCCAGACGTTCAATATGCCAGTAGATGCCTTTACCGGTCAGGATATTGGCTTTCTACACACCAGCAACGAATTCAATTTATTCGTTCAAGATTTCTTTCAAAGTCACCAGCTTGACGCTTATCGCGAAGTCTCGGCCCAGGTGGCAGGTGAACAGCGGCGATTTCTTATCGTGGCGCAAAAATATAACCAGGGCAAAGCGGCGTTTACGGTTGGCATTGATATTACCGAGCGCGATCGCGCTGAAACGGCCCTACGAGAAGCCGAAGCCAAATACCGCAATATCTTTGAGCATGCGGTCGAGGGTATTTTCCAAACCACACCAGATGGCCATTATCTGAGTGCTAACCCGGCCCTGGCCAATATTTACGGTTATGACTCAGCCGACACGATGATGGCTGAGCTGACCAACATTCAACAGCAGTTGTATGTCGAACCCGAACGCCGCCAAGAGTTTGTGCAAACCTTGCAACGTGACGGCGCTGTCACCGGCTTTGAGTCGCAAATTTATCAGCGCAACGGCAATATCATTTGGATTTCCGAAAATGCTCGTGCCGTTCACGATCCACAAGGCAACTTGCTGTATTACGAGGGCACCGTTGAAGACATTACCCAGCGCAAGGAAGTGGAAGCTGCGCTGCAGCGGGCTAACGAAGAGCTGGAACTCCGGGTTGAGCGGCGGACAGCTGCCTTAACCGAGTCGAATCAGCGGTTGCTATCGGAAATTCGAGAACGGCACCGGGTCGAGGAAGCGTTGCGAGCGTCTGAAGCAGAGCTACGGGCCCTCTTTGCCGCGATGACCGACGTGATCACCGTATTCAATAATGATGGTCGCTACCTCAGTATGGTGGCAACTAACTCCCAACTGTTGTACAACCCCGGCAAGGAGCGCATCGGCCAAACGGTTTACGACGTATTGCCGCCGTACCAGGCAAGTCTCTTTATGCGTCACATTCAGCAGGCGCTGAATACACGCAAGCCCGTACGTCTGGAATACAGTCTGCCGGTCGGTGACTGGCAACACCGGGATGACGTTAGTGGGCAAGCAGCCCCAGACGATTTTGATAATACGGCTTGGTACAGTGCGATCATTTCTCCGATGCCAGACAATCGAGTGATCTGGGTGGCGCGTGACATCACGGAAAAACGCCGTTCTGATGTGGCATTACAAAAAGCGGAGGAAAAGTACCGCAGCATTTTTGAAAACAGTGCTGAGGGCATTTTCCAGGCGAGTCCCGATGCGTGCTATCTGAGTGTCAACCCGGCCTTGGCACGCATGTATGGCTACCACAGTCCCTTTGAAATGATGGGACAGGTCACCAATATCGATCGCCTTTATGTCAGTGAAGAGCGCCGCCGCATCATGTTGCAGCGGTTGCATCAGCAGGGGGCAGTATTTGCCTTTGAATCTCAGGTTTATCGCGCCGACGGTCAGATCATTTGGGTATCGGAAAACGTGCGGGCGGTGCGGGACGATCACGGCAGCATTCGGTATTACGAGGGGACGATCGCCGACATTACCCAGCGCCGCCAAGCGCAGGAAGACTTGCGCGAAAGCCAGCGCACCCTGGCCACGCTGCTGGGCAACTTGGCGGGTATGGCGTATCGGCGTCACTGTGACGCGACTTGGAGCCTGGCGTTTGTGAGCGATGGCTGTTATGACCTCACGGGCTATGCCCCCAGCGACCTGCTAGGGAGCGAGGCGCTACCCTTTGAACAGTTAATTCATCCCGACGATCGCAGCTATGTGAAAGGGGAAGTTGAACGGGCCTTACCAGAGGGCACGCCTTTTCAAATGACCTATCGCATTCTCACGGCAGGAGGACAGGAAAAATGGGTGCTGGAAAAAGGGATTCCTGTGTCGGGGCCGAATACGACGCCTGCCGTAGTGGAAGGATTTTTGACGGATATCACCAACCGTAAAGAAATCGAGGAAGCGTTGCGGGTGGAGCAAGAACGCTCAGAACGCTTGCTGCTGAATATTTTGCCAGCGTCGATCGCAGATCAGCTCAAACGCAGCAGCCGTTCTATCGCCTATCGCTTTGATGAGGTCACCATTCTCTTTGCCGATATTGTGAACTTTACGGAACTCTCGGGAGCCTTGCCGCCAACCGATTTGGTCGATTTGCTCAATGAAATTTTCTCGGCGTTTGACCATTTGGCCGAGCGCCATCGGCTAGAAAAAATCAAAACGATTGGGGATGCTTACATGGTGGTGGGCGGTGTGCCCAGCGCCTTGCCGAACCATACGCAGGCGATCGCAGAAATGGCCCTCGATATGCAGGCGGCGATCGCGCAGTTCCGCCGGCAGGACCATTCCAGCTTTAGCTTGCGCATTGGCATTGACACTGGCCCGGTGGTCGCAGGCGTCATCGGCCTCAAGAAATTTTCCTATGACCTGTGGGGCGACGCCGTCAACGTGGCGAGCCGGATGGAATCGCAAGGGCAGGCGGATTGTGTGCAGGTGACGGCAACGGTTTACGAACAGCTCAAAGACCAGTACGTGTTTGATAAACGCGGTGCGATCGAGGTTAAGGGTAAGGGCGAAATGGAAACCTATTGGCTGCGCGGTCGCCGAGCGTAG
- the ftsH2 gene encoding ATP-dependent zinc metalloprotease FtsH2: MKLSWRVVLLWALPILVVGFFFWQGAFSTNMMDSGQNAANTRMTYGRFLDYLDAGRVIAVDLYDGGRTAIVEAMDTQLDNRVQRWRVDLPGNTPELVTRIKDANVSLDSHPPRSTGAIWGVLGNLLFPFLLIGGLFFLFRRSNNAPGGPGQAMNFGKSKARFMMEAKTGVVFDDVAGIEEAKEELQEVVTFLKKPERFTAVGARIPKGVLLVGPPGTGKTLLAKAIAGEAGVPFFSISGSEFVEMFVGVGASRVRDLFKKAKESAPCIIFIDEIDAVGRQRGAGIGGGNDEREQTLNQLLTEMDGFEGNTGIIVIAATNRADVLDSALLRPGRFDRQITVDPPDVKGRLEILDVHARNKKLSDEVSLDAIARRTPGFSGADLANLLNEAAILTARRRKEAITMTEIDDAVDRVVAGMEGTPLVDSKSKRLIAYHEVGHAIVGTLVKAHDPVQKVTLIPRGQAQGLTWFMPSEDQTLISRAQILARIKGALGGRAAEDVIFGDAEVTTGAGNDLQQVTGMARQMVTRFGMSDLGPLSLEGSQGEVFLGRDWMNRSEYSENIASRIDVQVRQIVDACYAETKQLIQENRAVIDRLVDLLIEKESIDGDEFRRIVSEYTTVPDKEQLVTQI, translated from the coding sequence ATGAAACTTTCTTGGAGAGTTGTCCTGTTATGGGCGCTACCCATCTTGGTAGTCGGATTTTTCTTCTGGCAGGGGGCATTTTCGACCAACATGATGGATTCTGGTCAAAATGCCGCTAATACGCGGATGACTTATGGCCGCTTCCTAGATTATTTGGATGCGGGCCGAGTGATTGCTGTTGATCTTTACGATGGCGGCAGAACCGCGATCGTCGAGGCAATGGATACGCAACTCGACAATCGTGTGCAGCGCTGGCGCGTCGATCTGCCGGGTAATACCCCTGAGTTAGTCACTCGGATTAAGGACGCCAACGTTAGCTTAGATTCCCATCCTCCTCGCAGCACTGGGGCAATCTGGGGAGTTTTAGGTAATCTCCTATTCCCCTTCTTATTAATTGGCGGTTTGTTTTTCCTGTTCCGCCGATCCAACAATGCGCCGGGTGGCCCTGGCCAAGCCATGAACTTTGGCAAATCGAAGGCTCGCTTCATGATGGAAGCTAAAACCGGTGTCGTGTTTGACGATGTCGCTGGTATTGAAGAAGCCAAGGAAGAACTGCAAGAAGTCGTGACTTTCTTGAAGAAGCCGGAGCGATTCACGGCAGTCGGTGCCCGTATTCCCAAAGGGGTGCTGCTAGTGGGTCCTCCTGGAACGGGTAAGACTCTCTTAGCGAAGGCGATCGCGGGTGAAGCCGGAGTGCCCTTCTTCTCAATCTCTGGTTCTGAGTTTGTAGAGATGTTTGTGGGGGTTGGCGCATCTCGCGTTCGTGACCTCTTCAAAAAAGCTAAGGAAAGCGCACCTTGCATCATCTTTATCGATGAGATCGACGCCGTGGGACGACAGCGTGGTGCTGGCATTGGTGGCGGCAACGACGAGCGGGAGCAAACTCTCAACCAGTTGTTGACCGAAATGGACGGCTTTGAAGGCAATACTGGAATTATTGTCATTGCCGCCACGAACCGAGCTGATGTGCTGGATTCGGCCCTATTGCGTCCGGGCCGCTTTGACCGTCAGATTACGGTTGATCCGCCCGATGTCAAAGGTCGTTTGGAAATTCTGGATGTTCACGCTCGCAACAAGAAGCTCTCAGATGAGGTTTCTTTGGATGCGATCGCTCGTCGGACGCCGGGCTTCTCTGGTGCGGACCTGGCTAACCTGTTGAACGAAGCGGCAATTCTCACCGCTCGTCGCCGCAAAGAAGCCATCACCATGACGGAAATTGATGACGCCGTTGATCGCGTCGTTGCCGGGATGGAAGGCACCCCGCTGGTCGATAGCAAGAGCAAGCGCTTGATCGCATATCACGAAGTTGGTCACGCGATCGTCGGTACCCTGGTCAAAGCTCATGATCCGGTTCAAAAAGTGACATTGATCCCTCGCGGTCAAGCGCAAGGTTTGACCTGGTTTATGCCTAGCGAAGACCAAACGTTGATTTCTCGGGCACAAATTCTCGCCCGCATCAAAGGTGCATTAGGGGGGCGTGCTGCTGAGGATGTCATCTTTGGTGATGCCGAGGTGACCACTGGGGCTGGCAATGACTTGCAGCAGGTGACTGGCATGGCCCGTCAGATGGTAACTCGCTTTGGGATGTCTGATCTAGGACCGCTTTCTCTGGAAGGTTCTCAGGGCGAAGTTTTCCTCGGTCGTGATTGGATGAATCGCTCCGAGTATTCGGAAAACATCGCGTCTCGCATTGATGTCCAAGTGCGCCAGATTGTGGATGCTTGCTACGCCGAGACCAAGCAACTCATTCAAGAAAACCGAGCTGTCATTGATCGGCTCGTCGATCTGCTGATTGAGAAAGAAAGCATTGATGGTGATGAATTCCGTCGAATTGTCTCTGAATACACGACTGTTCCTGATAAAGAGCAGTTAGTCACTCAAATCTAG
- a CDS encoding glycosyl transferase, translated as MSAKTLYVAITNHGFGHATRATAVAATVKQHYPEVNIILATKAPRWLLSSYFEGLYQLREVAVDIGVLQQDSLVMDKPGTLAALKNIRDRQAELVDHEAAFLQAAGVDLVLGDIPPLMAIAAKAANIPCWMMSNFGWDFIYRPWGGEFIQMADWIADCFAQCDRLFRLPFHEPMSAFPHIIDVGLTGGEPRLSETEARSRFQLTAPKERTILLTFGGLGIAGIPYKNLARFPDWQFITFDRVAPNLPNLRIVRDHTLRPVDFMPFCGRVVSKPGFSTFAEACRLDLPIVTVTRDNFAEGPVLVEAMKRHSYHQVMSPQALAAGDWDFLLTDPAAPLTDQRVSKTGNEDIADAIVNFFYGNKKDAEEISTS; from the coding sequence ATGTCCGCCAAAACGCTTTATGTCGCCATTACCAATCATGGCTTTGGGCATGCAACTCGCGCCACGGCGGTGGCGGCCACGGTCAAGCAGCACTATCCTGAAGTCAATATCATTCTGGCTACCAAGGCGCCGCGTTGGCTATTGTCGAGCTATTTTGAGGGACTTTACCAGTTACGCGAGGTTGCAGTGGATATCGGGGTGCTCCAGCAAGATAGCCTCGTGATGGATAAACCAGGTACCCTTGCGGCCCTTAAAAACATTCGCGATCGCCAGGCAGAACTCGTTGACCATGAAGCTGCTTTTCTGCAAGCCGCTGGAGTTGATTTGGTGTTGGGGGATATTCCGCCGCTGATGGCGATCGCTGCCAAAGCCGCCAACATTCCCTGCTGGATGATGAGTAACTTTGGCTGGGACTTTATTTATCGCCCGTGGGGCGGCGAGTTTATTCAGATGGCCGACTGGATTGCCGATTGCTTTGCCCAGTGCGATCGCCTCTTTCGTCTGCCCTTTCATGAGCCCATGAGTGCCTTTCCGCACATTATTGACGTGGGACTCACCGGAGGAGAGCCCCGGCTGAGTGAGACGGAAGCGCGATCTCGCTTTCAACTCACAGCACCGAAAGAGAGAACCATTTTGCTGACCTTTGGCGGTTTAGGCATTGCCGGCATTCCTTATAAAAACTTGGCCCGCTTCCCAGATTGGCAGTTCATTACCTTTGATCGAGTTGCCCCAAATCTGCCGAACCTGCGAATTGTCCGGGACCACACCCTACGGCCCGTTGATTTCATGCCCTTCTGTGGGCGTGTGGTCTCCAAACCTGGTTTCAGCACCTTTGCTGAAGCTTGTCGGTTAGATTTGCCAATTGTCACAGTTACCCGTGACAACTTCGCCGAAGGTCCAGTACTGGTGGAAGCGATGAAACGCCACAGTTATCACCAGGTCATGTCTCCCCAAGCATTGGCGGCCGGCGATTGGGATTTTTTGTTGACCGATCCGGCAGCACCATTAACCGATCAGCGAGTTAGCAAAACCGGGAATGAAGACATTGCGGACGCGATCGTGAACTTCTTTTATGGTAACAAAAAGGACGCTGAAGAGATTTCAACGTCCTAG